One window of Entelurus aequoreus isolate RoL-2023_Sb linkage group LG06, RoL_Eaeq_v1.1, whole genome shotgun sequence genomic DNA carries:
- the slc6a4b gene encoding solute carrier family 6 member 4b isoform X2: MPFASSPCTCPSITTPSSPGPSSTSTPPSPPSCHGQTATTRGTLPTAPTTLALTTSHGQIPPDLQQRNFTRKCMRNVLEIHKSSGLTNVGGVRWQLMLCLFLIFTIVYFSLWKGVKTSGKVVWVTATLPYIVLFILLIRGATLPGAWRGVEFYLKPQWDKLLETSVWVDAASQIFFSLGPGFGVLLALSSYNPFTNNCYRDAIVTSLVNCLTSFVSGFVIFTVLGYMAEMRQVKVEDVARDKGPSLLFITYPEAIANMMGSTFFAIIFFVMMITLGLDSTFGGLEAIITAVLDEYPDHFSQRRELFVLCLVVVCFLGSLSTLTNGGAYVVKLLEEFGVGSSIIAVGFLEVIAVSWFYGINRFSNDVQAMLGKAPGLFWKVCWVVISPAFLAYIIVSSLVKAPHLTLFDYKYPDWSITVGYLIGLSSFMWIPIYMVYKLVWTPGSLKQRLAVCLRPERTIPDIHANSLNMATVP, translated from the exons ATGCCATTTGCGTCATCGCCTTGTACGTGTCCTTCTATTACAACACCATCATCGCCTGGGCCCTCTTCTACTTCTACTCCTCCTTCTCCACCATCTTGCCATGGACAAACTGCGACAACGCGTGGAACACTGCCAACTgcaccaactactttggcattgACAACGTCACATGGACAGATTCCTCCAGATCTCCAGCAGAGGAATTTTACACGTAAGTGCAT GAGGAACGTCCTCGAGATCCACAAGTCGTCAGGCCTAACAAACGTGGGAGGTGTTCGCTGGCAGCTGATGCTTTGCCTTTTTCTCATTTTTACCATTGTTTACTTCAGCCTCTGGAAGGGGGTGAAGACTTCTGGGAAG GTTGTATGGGTAACCGCCACTCTGCCCTACATCGTTCTTTTCATTCTGTTGATCCGTGGTGCCACTCTGCCAGGAGCTTGGAGAGGAGTGGAGTTTTACCTCAAACCCCAATGGGACAAGCTACTGGAGACCAGT GTGTGGGTGGATGCTGCTTCTCAGATCTTCTTCTCCCTTGGTCCCGGCTTCGGAGTACTCCTGGCACTCTCCAGCTATAACCCTTTTACTAACAACTGCTATCG CGACGCCATTGTGACCAGTTTGGTGAACTGTCTGACCAGCTTCGTGTCAGGGTTTGTGATCTTTACAGTGCTGGGCTACATGGCAGAGATGAGGCAAGTGAAGGTGGAGGATGTGGCCCGAGATAAAG GACCCAGTTTACTCTTCATCACCTACCCCGAGGCCATCGCCAACATGATGGGTTCCACCTTCTTTGCGATCATTTTTTTCGTAATGATGATCACTCTGGGACTGGACAGCACG TTCGGTGGGCTGGAGGCGATCATCACGGCGGTGTTGGATGAATATCCCGATCATTTCTCTCAAAGACGTGAACTTTTTGTCCTTTGCTTGGTGGTGGTCTGCTTTCTGGGTTCTTTGAGTACTCTCACTAAT GGTGGTGCATACGTGGTGAAGCTGCTGGAGGAGTTCGGGGTCGGAAGCTCCATCATTGCCGTGGGATTCCTTGAGGTTATTGCAGTTTCCTGGTTCTATG GTATCAACAGGTTCAGCAATGACGTTCAGGCCATGCTGGGCAAAGCCCCAGGACTCTTTTGGAAGGTGTGCTGGGTTGTGATCAGTCCAGCCTTTCTCGCG TACATCATAGTGAGCTCGCTCGTCAAAGCACCCCATCTCACCTTGTTCGACTACAAGTACCCGGACTGGAGCATCACAGTCGGATACCTCATTGGCTTGTCATCCTTCATGTGGATCCCCATCTACATGGTTTATAAGCTAGTGTGGACGCCAGGTTCTCTGAAACAG AGGCTGGCAGTGTGTCTGCGGCCAGAGAGAACCATACCAGACATCCATGCCAACAGCCTCAACATGGCCACCGTCCCGTAA